One part of the Caproiciproducens sp. CPB-2 genome encodes these proteins:
- a CDS encoding helix-turn-helix domain-containing protein, whose product MPNRKKTTAEEKIRIVELYLSGKIGYSEAGKQAGVDCKTIARWVSRYKTEGPAGFLTHGHDRAYGKETKLSAVLDYLAGKGSLQEICEKYGIRDTRQLRDWLRVYNCHEDFRIHTGGSRMTKGRDTTAKERMEIVKACIVNGNDYGGTALKYRVSYQQVYTWTRKYRNMGRAGLEDRRGHRAGTLPSRTPEEELRDKVAQLERKNYDLEMENALLKKVKELERRRR is encoded by the coding sequence ATGCCGAATAGGAAGAAGACAACAGCCGAAGAAAAGATCCGTATTGTAGAATTGTATTTGTCAGGCAAAATTGGATACAGCGAAGCAGGAAAACAGGCGGGAGTAGATTGCAAGACGATTGCGCGTTGGGTCAGTCGGTACAAGACGGAAGGGCCTGCGGGGTTTCTGACCCACGGACACGACCGGGCATACGGCAAGGAAACGAAACTATCGGCAGTTTTGGATTATCTTGCTGGGAAAGGTTCTCTTCAGGAAATCTGCGAAAAGTACGGAATCCGTGATACCCGGCAGCTCAGGGATTGGCTGAGGGTATATAATTGTCATGAAGACTTCAGGATACATACGGGAGGGAGTCGCATGACGAAGGGCCGGGATACAACCGCGAAAGAACGGATGGAGATCGTAAAAGCGTGTATCGTCAACGGGAATGATTACGGCGGTACAGCGCTTAAGTATCGAGTTTCTTACCAGCAGGTTTACACCTGGACGAGGAAATACCGAAATATGGGCAGGGCGGGGCTGGAGGACCGGCGGGGACACCGGGCCGGGACGCTTCCGAGCCGGACGCCGGAAGAAGAACTCAGAGACAAGGTTGCTCAGCTTGAACGGAAAAACTATGATCTGGAAATGGAGAACGCTCTGTTAAAAAAAGTGAAGGAATTGGAGAGGAGGCGACGTTGA
- the acpS gene encoding holo-ACP synthase, producing the protein MLLAGIDLVEIKRIRKSMENPRFLLRILGPAEYAQLELRGFPVQSVAASFSAKEAFSKALGTGMRGFSFGEVELLREENGRPYFQLRGSALKIVQKRKIVLQVSVTHTKEYASAVVIGEEPENEGIKL; encoded by the coding sequence ATGCTTTTGGCAGGAATTGATTTAGTAGAAATAAAAAGAATCAGGAAATCCATGGAGAATCCGCGCTTTTTACTGAGGATACTCGGCCCCGCCGAGTACGCTCAGCTTGAATTGCGCGGATTTCCCGTTCAGAGCGTCGCCGCCAGCTTCAGCGCAAAAGAAGCCTTTTCCAAAGCGCTGGGCACGGGGATGCGCGGATTTTCGTTCGGCGAGGTGGAGCTGTTGAGAGAGGAAAACGGCAGGCCATATTTTCAATTGCGCGGCAGCGCGCTGAAAATCGTGCAGAAAAGAAAAATTGTTCTCCAGGTCAGCGTGACCCATACAAAAGAATACGCTTCGGCAGTTGTGATCGGGGAGGAGCCTGAAAATGAAGGTATTAAACTGTGA
- a CDS encoding NAD(P)H-hydrate dehydratase, with translation MKVLNCEQSKELEKSAVDSGISYLELMENAGAAAVRFLRKKFSLSGRKVVILCGKGNNGGDGYVMARRLFELGVPVTAVMTDGLPRTDLAKTVFSRLKDTAVKILDGGEGGKSEAAIASADFIIDAIYGTGFHGRVPDEILPVFHAVRNSAAVVVSLDIPSGASCDSGAVDGECIQADDTISFSTLKNGHLIQPAQDYCGQVTVAPIGIGADLIASQKSTFEVTELSAAQSLLRPRNALSNKGNYGRLLCLCGSDGMAGAAVMSVKAAVRCGAGIVDAALPRTIYPIVASQIAEPVFTLLDYAPDGTMLPAGRKALKDALSKASACLIGCGLGRGEEMTRIVCGLVSDSQVPLIIDADGINILAENINVLETARVPVVLTPHPGEMARLMKTAVKDVQAHRLEYARSFAEKHNVILVLKGAGTLIAEPNGMVHLNPTGNPGMAKGGSGDVLAGMAASFIAQGIDPAAAAVGAVYLHGEAGDRCAKAFSQYAMLPTDMIGMLPGLFLELER, from the coding sequence ATGAAGGTATTAAACTGTGAACAGAGCAAGGAGCTTGAAAAAAGCGCCGTCGACTCCGGAATCAGCTATTTGGAGCTGATGGAAAACGCCGGTGCCGCGGCCGTCCGCTTCCTGCGGAAAAAGTTCAGCCTGTCCGGACGGAAAGTCGTGATTCTCTGCGGGAAAGGGAATAACGGAGGAGACGGCTATGTGATGGCGCGCAGGCTGTTTGAGCTCGGCGTGCCGGTTACCGCGGTGATGACCGACGGCCTTCCCCGCACAGACCTTGCAAAGACCGTATTTTCGCGTCTGAAAGATACAGCGGTAAAAATTCTGGACGGTGGGGAAGGCGGGAAGTCAGAAGCCGCCATCGCCTCCGCCGACTTTATCATCGACGCTATTTACGGGACCGGGTTCCACGGCCGTGTTCCGGATGAAATTCTTCCGGTCTTTCACGCGGTGCGAAATTCCGCAGCGGTGGTTGTTTCCCTGGATATCCCCAGCGGTGCCAGCTGCGATTCCGGGGCGGTGGATGGGGAATGCATCCAGGCGGACGATACGATTTCCTTTTCCACCCTGAAAAACGGACATCTGATTCAGCCCGCACAGGATTACTGCGGGCAGGTAACCGTGGCGCCGATCGGTATCGGCGCAGATCTCATCGCCAGCCAGAAGTCGACGTTTGAGGTAACGGAGCTTTCGGCGGCACAATCTCTGCTGAGGCCGCGGAATGCGCTCAGCAATAAAGGAAATTACGGCAGGCTGCTGTGCCTCTGCGGCAGCGACGGGATGGCCGGAGCGGCGGTGATGAGCGTCAAGGCAGCCGTTCGCTGCGGAGCCGGTATTGTGGATGCGGCGCTTCCCCGTACCATTTACCCGATCGTTGCTTCCCAGATTGCGGAGCCGGTTTTCACCCTGCTTGACTATGCGCCGGACGGAACGATGCTTCCCGCCGGCAGGAAGGCGCTGAAGGATGCTCTGTCCAAAGCGAGCGCGTGCCTGATCGGCTGCGGGCTGGGGCGCGGGGAAGAGATGACGCGGATCGTATGCGGTCTCGTTTCCGATTCACAGGTTCCCCTCATTATTGACGCAGATGGCATAAACATCCTTGCGGAGAATATAAATGTATTGGAAACAGCCCGCGTTCCTGTTGTACTGACTCCCCATCCCGGGGAGATGGCCCGTCTGATGAAGACCGCCGTAAAGGATGTGCAGGCCCACCGGTTGGAGTATGCCCGGAGCTTTGCGGAAAAGCACAATGTCATCCTCGTGCTCAAGGGCGCCGGCACATTGATTGCGGAGCCGAACGGAATGGTACATCTCAATCCAACGGGAAATCCCGGAATGGCAAAGGGAGGCAGCGGGGATGTTCTGGCGGGAATGGCGGCTTCCTTTATTGCGCAGGGGATTGACCCTGCGGCGGCGGCGGTCGGCGCGGTGTATCTTCACGGTGAGGCGGGGGATCGCTGTGCGAAAGCGTTTTCCCAGTACGCCATGCTGCCGACGGACATGATCGGTATGCTTCCGGGGCTGTTTCTGGAGCTTGAGCGGTAA
- a CDS encoding DUF6106 family protein, whose translation MDIFVEQMIKKRIGRSDWFVFAGALAASCLILTLLAVYIPMLLLPAMVGIFVLDYYLISSRSLEYEYSVTNSDLTIDKIISRRSRKKVISVDAHDIEALGRYRKEDHQKQSYSARFNASEYENGRDAWYLAARHPQKGRVLVLFSPSEKVLTAIKPFLSRQVAVNAFGRN comes from the coding sequence ATGGATATTTTTGTTGAACAAATGATCAAGAAAAGAATCGGTAGAAGCGATTGGTTTGTATTTGCCGGGGCCCTCGCGGCAAGCTGCCTGATCCTTACGCTTTTGGCGGTGTACATACCCATGCTTTTGCTGCCGGCTATGGTCGGTATTTTTGTTCTGGACTACTATCTGATTTCTTCGCGCAGCCTGGAATACGAATACAGTGTGACCAACAGCGATCTTACGATCGATAAAATCATCAGCCGACGGAGCAGAAAAAAAGTGATCTCCGTTGATGCGCACGACATTGAAGCTCTGGGCAGGTACCGGAAGGAAGATCATCAAAAACAGTCCTATTCGGCCAGATTCAACGCTTCGGAATATGAAAACGGCCGGGACGCCTGGTACCTTGCGGCGCGCCACCCCCAAAAGGGCAGGGTTCTGGTGCTGTTCAGCCCGAGCGAAAAGGTCCTGACCGCGATCAAACCATTTCTTTCAAGGCAGGTAGCAGTCAATGCTTTTGGCAGGAATTGA
- a CDS encoding LacI family DNA-binding transcriptional regulator, with translation MATIKDIAEKLGIAVSTVSKGLNGANDISEEMRQLVLDTAVEMGYASKKVQKLGKRKVCILVENMEYENIDQFGYEIVVGFKLSAARHHCDVTVIPTNLNMQTQEKYDSYMLKHGYSGSFLLGFALHDDYINQLYKTSVPTVLLDNCIPNKHVGYVGTDGYNGIDLAVRHLYEYGHKNIALLNGSKNSLVTNERHQAFIQSMEHYSLKVNPNLIANGYYVPECAKDYVGSFMKNGATAIVCASDLIAAGVIAELNRLGKCVPLDMSVIGFDDLPIAQHLTPTLTTVRQDRVAIGKSAFMMLEELIGGVSISKVLLKPELIIRNSTGTCP, from the coding sequence ATGGCTACGATTAAAGACATTGCAGAAAAGCTTGGAATTGCTGTCAGCACCGTATCAAAAGGCTTGAATGGAGCAAACGATATCAGCGAGGAGATGCGCCAGCTGGTGCTGGACACCGCTGTAGAAATGGGATACGCTTCCAAAAAAGTGCAAAAGCTCGGCAAACGCAAGGTCTGCATCCTGGTCGAAAACATGGAATATGAAAACATTGACCAGTTTGGCTATGAAATTGTCGTAGGGTTTAAACTAAGTGCTGCCAGACATCATTGCGACGTAACGGTCATTCCCACAAACCTGAACATGCAGACTCAGGAAAAGTATGATTCCTATATGCTGAAACACGGATACAGCGGTTCGTTTTTGCTGGGATTCGCGCTGCATGACGACTACATCAACCAACTGTACAAAACGTCGGTTCCAACGGTTTTACTGGACAATTGCATCCCCAATAAGCACGTGGGCTACGTCGGCACCGACGGGTATAACGGCATCGACCTCGCGGTCAGGCATCTTTACGAATACGGCCATAAAAACATTGCCTTGCTGAACGGTTCCAAAAACAGTCTGGTGACCAATGAACGCCATCAGGCCTTTATTCAAAGCATGGAACATTATTCACTGAAAGTCAATCCTAATTTAATTGCCAACGGCTACTATGTTCCGGAATGCGCCAAAGATTATGTCGGTTCCTTTATGAAAAACGGGGCGACCGCCATTGTCTGCGCAAGCGACCTGATTGCGGCGGGCGTGATTGCCGAACTGAACCGTCTGGGAAAATGTGTGCCCTTGGATATGAGCGTGATCGGCTTTGACGATCTGCCGATCGCACAGCACCTGACCCCCACCCTGACCACAGTCCGGCAGGACAGGGTCGCGATCGGCAAAAGCGCCTTCATGATGCTGGAGGAACTGATCGGCGGCGTAAGCATCAGCAAAGTTCTGCTGAAACCGGAGCTGATTATACGGAATTCCACGGGAACCTGCCCGTAA
- a CDS encoding type II toxin-antitoxin system PemK/MazF family toxin, with product MNIRRGDIYYADLSPVVGSEQGGVRPVLIVQNDVGNRFSPTVIAAAITSQRAKANLPTHIMLNAQTTGLAKDSVVLLEQVRTIDKHRLKERMGRLDNTAMTQVNQALSISFGLDLDEEEREAT from the coding sequence GTGAACATTAGAAGAGGCGATATTTATTATGCCGACCTGAGCCCGGTTGTTGGTTCTGAGCAGGGCGGCGTCCGACCTGTGCTGATTGTTCAGAATGATGTTGGAAACCGGTTCAGTCCGACCGTGATTGCCGCGGCAATCACCAGCCAGCGAGCAAAGGCAAACCTTCCAACGCATATTATGCTCAATGCCCAGACCACCGGACTCGCAAAGGATTCCGTTGTCCTGCTTGAACAGGTTCGTACAATCGACAAACACAGATTGAAAGAGCGCATGGGGCGCCTTGATAATACGGCAATGACACAGGTCAATCAGGCTCTATCTATCAGCTTTGGCCTTGATCTTGACGAAGAGGAACGCGAGGCTACATAG
- the malQ gene encoding 4-alpha-glucanotransferase — translation MKLPVRNQLVRGSGILLPISSLPSDYGIGTFGSQAFRFIDFLKDAGQKYWQVLPIGPTSYGDSPYQSFSAFAGNPYFIDLDILMEEGLLKHGEACSFFWGGKEESVDYAALFQSRFAVLRTAFSRSRHADTAEYGQFCEENAYWLEDYCLYMALKFEFENKEWLLWPEDIRFRRPAAVQRYSEKLRAEMDFWKFCQFAFYRQWNRVKAYANQRGIRVIGDIPIYAALDSADVWANSELFQLDSRRMPTKVAGVPPDLFSKEGQLWGNPLYDWDAMEHDHFDWWKKRMKFSAKRYDVIRIDHFIGIVRYYAIPAGETTAVSGSWQPGPGRKLTDAINGSIGKAQVIAEDLGVVVPQVKKLLKINGYPGMKVLQFAFDGNPKNQHLPMYYTSNTVVYGGTHDNDTLVEFFSTMPAKNVRYAKEYLNVKRRKDLPGAVLRAAYASVADTVIFQAQDILFLPGWARMNYPSTVGSNWRWRLKKGQLTDGISKELCSLARIYGR, via the coding sequence ATGAAATTGCCAGTTAGAAATCAACTTGTCCGCGGTTCAGGTATTTTACTCCCAATCAGCAGCCTGCCTTCCGATTACGGAATCGGGACGTTTGGCAGTCAGGCATTTCGGTTTATCGACTTTTTGAAGGATGCCGGACAGAAATACTGGCAGGTGCTTCCCATCGGCCCTACCAGCTATGGAGACAGCCCTTATCAGTCCTTTTCCGCTTTTGCGGGAAACCCGTATTTTATCGATCTGGACATCCTGATGGAAGAAGGGCTTTTGAAGCACGGTGAAGCGTGCTCTTTTTTCTGGGGCGGCAAGGAGGAGAGCGTGGATTATGCCGCGCTTTTTCAGTCCAGGTTTGCGGTGCTTCGCACGGCTTTCTCCAGAAGCAGGCACGCAGACACTGCGGAGTATGGGCAGTTCTGTGAAGAAAATGCATACTGGCTGGAAGATTATTGCCTGTATATGGCTTTGAAGTTTGAATTTGAAAATAAAGAGTGGCTGCTCTGGCCCGAGGACATCCGCTTCCGCCGTCCGGCGGCCGTACAGCGGTATTCGGAAAAGCTGAGGGCGGAAATGGATTTCTGGAAATTCTGCCAGTTTGCATTTTACAGGCAGTGGAACCGGGTAAAAGCCTATGCGAATCAGCGCGGAATCCGGGTGATCGGGGACATTCCGATTTATGCCGCCCTTGACAGCGCGGATGTCTGGGCAAACAGTGAGCTTTTTCAGCTGGATTCCCGCCGCATGCCGACGAAGGTCGCCGGGGTTCCGCCCGATCTTTTTTCGAAAGAAGGACAGCTCTGGGGGAATCCCTTATATGACTGGGATGCCATGGAACATGATCATTTTGACTGGTGGAAAAAACGGATGAAATTTTCCGCAAAGAGATATGACGTCATCCGGATTGACCATTTTATCGGTATTGTCCGGTATTATGCCATTCCCGCGGGAGAAACGACGGCGGTCAGCGGCAGCTGGCAGCCCGGTCCGGGGCGCAAACTGACGGACGCGATAAACGGTTCCATCGGAAAAGCGCAGGTGATTGCGGAGGATCTGGGTGTTGTTGTTCCCCAGGTGAAAAAGCTTCTGAAAATCAACGGATATCCCGGGATGAAAGTCCTGCAGTTCGCGTTTGACGGGAATCCGAAAAATCAGCATCTCCCAATGTACTATACAAGCAATACGGTGGTTTACGGGGGAACGCACGATAACGACACGCTGGTTGAATTTTTCAGCACGATGCCGGCAAAAAATGTCAGGTATGCAAAAGAATACCTCAATGTCAAAAGAAGAAAAGACCTGCCGGGGGCTGTTCTTCGCGCCGCCTATGCCAGCGTGGCCGATACGGTGATTTTTCAGGCGCAGGATATCCTGTTTCTGCCTGGCTGGGCCAGGATGAATTATCCCTCCACGGTAGGGTCCAACTGGCGGTGGAGGCTGAAAAAGGGTCAGCTTACCGACGGAATTTCAAAAGAACTCTGCAGCTTGGCGAGGATTTACGGCAGATAG
- the pheS gene encoding phenylalanine--tRNA ligase subunit alpha produces MKQELEAIREKAMRELDEAKGQQILENLRIKYLGKKGELTSILKQMGGLSAEERPKIGQLANEVRAFIEADLVRRAAELKEEETQKRLEKEKIDVTLPGVRRELGAKHPLSIELDAIKEIFVGMGFEIVEGPEVEYDYYNFEALNIPKDHPARDTQDTFYINDNILLRTQTSPVQVRVMEKQKPPIRIISPGRVYRSDAVDATHSPLFHQIEGLVVDKGITFADLKGTLETFVKRMYGEDSVVRFRPHHFPFTEPSAEVDVQCFNCHGEGCRLCKGEGWIEILGCGMVHPKVLSNCGIDPEVYSGFALGMGLERVVMRKYSIDDLRLFYENDVRFLKQF; encoded by the coding sequence ATGAAGCAGGAGCTGGAAGCAATCCGCGAAAAAGCAATGCGCGAATTGGATGAGGCGAAAGGACAGCAGATACTCGAAAATCTGCGTATTAAATATTTGGGAAAAAAGGGAGAACTGACCTCCATTTTAAAACAGATGGGCGGCCTCTCCGCGGAAGAGCGCCCCAAAATCGGCCAGCTGGCCAATGAGGTCCGCGCTTTTATTGAAGCCGATCTGGTCAGGCGCGCCGCGGAACTGAAAGAAGAAGAAACCCAAAAAAGACTTGAAAAAGAGAAAATCGACGTTACGCTGCCGGGCGTCCGCCGGGAGCTTGGCGCAAAGCATCCCCTGAGCATTGAGCTGGACGCGATCAAGGAAATTTTTGTCGGTATGGGCTTTGAGATTGTTGAGGGGCCGGAGGTCGAATACGACTATTATAACTTTGAGGCGCTGAACATTCCGAAGGATCACCCCGCAAGGGATACCCAGGATACTTTCTATATCAACGACAACATTCTGCTGCGTACACAGACCTCGCCGGTGCAGGTAAGGGTCATGGAAAAGCAGAAGCCGCCGATCCGCATCATTTCCCCCGGCAGGGTTTACCGTTCAGACGCGGTTGACGCCACGCACTCCCCTCTGTTCCATCAGATTGAGGGCCTGGTGGTTGACAAGGGAATTACCTTTGCAGATTTGAAGGGAACTCTTGAAACCTTTGTAAAGCGTATGTACGGCGAGGACTCCGTAGTACGGTTCCGGCCGCACCACTTCCCCTTTACCGAACCTTCCGCCGAAGTGGATGTACAGTGCTTCAACTGTCACGGCGAAGGCTGCCGCCTCTGCAAGGGCGAAGGCTGGATTGAAATCCTCGGCTGCGGCATGGTACACCCGAAGGTGCTTTCCAACTGCGGGATCGACCCGGAAGTCTACAGCGGCTTTGCGCTGGGCATGGGCCTGGAACGCGTAGTCATGAGGAAATACAGCATTGACGATCTGCGCCTGTTTTATGAAAACGACGTCAGATTCCTGAAGCAATTTTAA
- a CDS encoding glycogen/starch/alpha-glucan phosphorylase yields MNTFKNDVITLLELESGKTIHQADVLELYHAVSKAAMKQVKSKWEAPDAGKKACYFSAEFLTGRLIYSNLQNLGLLNQLSELFHENNIDVAVFEEIEDAALGNGGLGRLAACFLDSAATQGIALNGYGIRYRYGLFRQNFENGFQKETVDDWQQFGDPWSQRREEDKVEVRFKNQTVYAVPYDTPVIGYGANTVNTLRLWQAEPVVPFHFQLFNDQKFELAVREKDDAEAISSVLYPNDTTDKGKKLRLKQQYFFTSASLQDLIRTYKKRYGNDFTHFSGEYAIQLNDTHPVVSIPEFIRLLVSGEGVSFGKALKIARQTFAYTNHTIMAEALEKWDAKLFRSVLPNVYRYVVMINKALLKELSGMGITTEKAQKPYLIIDENPVIHMARLAVFATHSVNGVAEIHTEILKNSVLKEWYQIYPKRFNNKTNGVTQRRWMALSNMELSGFLTDRIGSGWVTDLEKLKNLERYKDDDNVIRQFAQIKQIKKQQLSDYIEKHDGIRLNPEFIFDVQVKRLHEYKRQLLNAFSILDLYFGLKDGRIQHFNPTAFLFGGKAAPGYLRAKGIIKFIHEIANKINNDPDVSHLMKVVFVSNYNVSYAEKIMPAADISEQISTAGTEASGTSNMKLMLNGAVTLGTLDGANVEIIRQAGEENNYIFGARVEELEKIADSYNPRTIYEQNERVRAAVDTLVNGMFDDGGTGMFRELYHSLLDGASWHKPDHYFVLYDFLSYCDTRLRAISDYSDRLAFSRKGFLNTAGAGKFSSDRAVREYAIQIWGM; encoded by the coding sequence ATGAACACATTTAAGAACGATGTGATAACCCTTTTGGAATTGGAAAGCGGTAAAACGATCCATCAGGCGGATGTTCTGGAACTGTATCATGCGGTTTCGAAGGCGGCGATGAAGCAGGTGAAGTCCAAATGGGAAGCGCCGGACGCAGGTAAAAAGGCCTGCTATTTTTCAGCCGAATTTTTAACAGGACGGCTCATTTACAGCAATTTACAGAATTTAGGGCTTCTGAACCAGCTTTCCGAGCTGTTTCATGAAAATAATATAGACGTAGCTGTTTTTGAAGAGATCGAAGACGCGGCGCTCGGAAACGGAGGGCTTGGCAGGCTCGCCGCCTGCTTTTTAGATTCGGCCGCCACACAGGGGATTGCCCTGAACGGTTACGGAATCCGGTACAGGTACGGCCTTTTCAGGCAGAATTTTGAAAACGGATTCCAGAAAGAAACCGTGGACGACTGGCAGCAGTTCGGCGACCCGTGGTCCCAGCGCAGAGAAGAGGACAAAGTAGAGGTCAGGTTCAAAAACCAGACGGTCTATGCGGTTCCCTACGACACGCCCGTCATCGGGTACGGAGCGAACACAGTGAACACCCTGCGTCTTTGGCAGGCGGAGCCGGTAGTTCCGTTTCATTTTCAGCTGTTTAACGACCAGAAATTTGAACTTGCCGTCCGGGAGAAGGATGATGCGGAAGCGATTTCCAGCGTACTGTACCCGAATGACACGACGGACAAGGGGAAAAAGCTCAGGCTGAAGCAGCAGTATTTTTTCACAAGCGCGTCTTTACAGGATCTTATCAGAACCTATAAGAAAAGATACGGAAACGATTTCACGCATTTTTCAGGGGAGTACGCGATTCAGCTGAATGATACGCATCCCGTGGTGTCCATCCCCGAATTTATCCGGCTTCTGGTCTCCGGGGAGGGGGTGTCCTTCGGAAAGGCGCTGAAAATCGCAAGACAGACGTTTGCCTATACCAATCATACCATTATGGCTGAAGCGCTGGAAAAATGGGATGCGAAGCTGTTCAGGAGCGTGCTCCCCAATGTGTACCGGTATGTGGTCATGATTAATAAAGCCCTGCTCAAGGAGCTGTCCGGCATGGGAATTACGACAGAGAAAGCGCAAAAGCCGTATCTGATTATTGACGAAAACCCGGTGATTCATATGGCGCGGCTCGCGGTTTTCGCTACCCATTCCGTGAACGGTGTGGCGGAAATCCATACGGAAATACTGAAAAACTCCGTATTGAAAGAATGGTATCAGATTTACCCCAAGCGGTTCAACAATAAAACCAATGGAGTCACCCAGCGGCGCTGGATGGCACTTTCCAACATGGAGCTTTCCGGATTTCTCACCGACAGGATCGGCAGTGGCTGGGTTACGGATTTGGAGAAGCTGAAGAATCTGGAACGATATAAGGACGACGATAACGTTATCCGCCAGTTTGCGCAAATCAAACAGATAAAGAAGCAGCAGCTTTCCGACTATATTGAAAAGCATGACGGAATCAGGCTGAACCCCGAATTTATTTTTGACGTTCAGGTGAAACGGCTGCACGAATATAAACGTCAGCTCCTAAACGCTTTTTCCATTCTTGATCTGTATTTCGGCTTAAAGGACGGAAGAATCCAGCATTTTAACCCGACAGCCTTCCTGTTCGGCGGCAAGGCGGCCCCGGGGTATCTCAGGGCAAAAGGCATTATTAAATTCATCCATGAAATTGCCAATAAAATAAACAATGACCCGGACGTCAGTCATTTGATGAAAGTTGTTTTCGTCTCCAATTACAACGTGTCCTATGCGGAAAAAATCATGCCGGCCGCCGATATTTCCGAACAGATTTCGACAGCGGGGACGGAGGCCTCCGGTACGAGTAACATGAAGCTGATGCTCAACGGCGCGGTAACGCTCGGAACACTGGACGGAGCGAACGTGGAGATCATCCGGCAGGCGGGGGAAGAAAACAATTATATTTTCGGAGCGCGTGTGGAGGAGCTTGAAAAAATCGCGGACTCCTACAACCCGAGAACGATCTACGAGCAGAACGAAAGGGTACGGGCGGCGGTGGATACTCTTGTCAACGGCATGTTTGACGACGGGGGTACCGGAATGTTCCGGGAACTGTATCATTCCCTGCTTGACGGGGCCAGCTGGCATAAGCCGGATCATTACTTTGTCCTGTACGATTTTCTCTCTTACTGCGACACAAGGCTGCGTGCAATTTCCGATTACAGCGACCGGCTGGCGTTTTCCCGCAAAGGCTTTCTGAACACAGCCGGTGCCGGAAAATTTTCGAGCGACAGGGCGGTCAGGGAATATGCCATACAAATCTGGGGAATGTGA